Proteins encoded within one genomic window of Fusarium musae strain F31 chromosome 4, whole genome shotgun sequence:
- a CDS encoding hypothetical protein (EggNog:ENOG41), which yields MVSMEVASRSGGAMTQLLRRSGPNAIRSTTVLSNNTRRTFSSAKPLPPTYEKLYTKYTDVRRVLGKQRLTLAEKILYSHLDNPEDSLLNNTDNGRNIRGKANLRLKPDRVNMQDASAQMAILQFMSCNLAKPAIPASIHCDHLIVGSKGAEDDLSAGIQTNKEVFDFLESAARKYGMDFWPPGAGIIHQTVLENYALPGLMMLGTDSHSPNAGGLSTITIGVGGADAVEALVGAPWELKAPKILGVQLVGKLSNWASPKDVILRLAGHLTVRGGTGSIIEYFGEGVESLSATGMATICNMGAEVGATTSIFPYTKASARYLDSTRRSQANKNIEALETFASNSSDPDARWQFKADEGAEYDELITIDLSTLEPHINGPFTPDLATPLSKFKEVVKEQDWPQVLSAGLIGSCTNSSYEDMTRVESLLKDAKKAGLKPAADFYITPGSEQIRATLERDGTLETFQEAGGIVLSNACGPCIGQWKRQDGVEKGTSNAILTSYNRNFRGRNDGNPDTMNFLASPEIVTAMAFAGSTTFNPVTDSIKTPDGKDFMFSPPHGLEGPQTPFESGNAELGVLSQAPDPNTKIAISPTSERLAFLEPFAPFPSSDLSGLRVLVKVTGKCTTDTISAAGPWLKYKGHLPNISTNTLNTAINKETGEVNAAYDLDGSKHTIPELGQLWKERGQEWLVVAEHNYGEGSAREHAALQPRYLGARVVLTKSFARIHETNLKKQGVVPLTFENEADYDKIAAGDEVATVGLYEMLQNGGKGDVRLRVTKSSGEEILIPTKHAVTKDQAGFILAGSALNLLSKGI from the exons ATGGTTTCAATGGAGGTCGCCAGCCGCTCAGGCGGTGCCATGACG CAACTCTTGCGACGTTCCGGTCCTAATGCCATTCGATCAACCACCGTTCTATCTAACAACACAAGGAGAACCTTCTCAAGCGCgaagcctcttcctcctaCTTACGAAAAGTTATACACCAAGTACACCGATGTCCGCCGAGTTCTCGGCAAGCAGCGTCTGACCCTCGCCGAGAAGATCCTCTACAGCCATCTCGACAACCCCGAGGACTCCTTGCTGAATAACACCGACAATGGACGAAACATTCGCGGGAAGGCCAATTTGCGCCTCAAGCCCGACCGTGTCAACATGCAGGATGCTTCTGCTCAGATGGCTATTCTTCAGTTCATGTCCTGTAACTTGGCCAAGCCTGCAATCCCTGCAAGCATTCATTGTGACCACTTGATTGTTGGCTCCAAGGGTGCTGAGGATGATTTGTCTGCTGGTATCCAGACTAACAAGGAGGTTTTTGATTTCCTTGAGTCTGCAGCGCGCAAGTATGGAATGGACTTTTGGCCTCCTGGTGCTGGTATTATCCACCAGACCGTTCTTGAGAACTATGCTCTTCCTggattgatgatgcttggTACCGACTCCCACAGCCCCAATGCTGGCGGTCTTTCTACAATCAccattggcgttggtggtgcagatgctgttgaggccCTTGTCGGTGCTCCTTGGGAACTTAAGGCCCCCAAGATTTTGGGCGTGCAACTTGTCGGCAAGCTGAGCAACTGGGCTTCTCCCAAAGACGTCATTCTCCGGCTTGCTGGCCACCTCACAGTCCGTGGTGGTACTGGCTCCATCATTGAGTATTTTGGTGAAGGCGTCGAAAGCCTAAGCGCCACCGGCATGGCTACTATCTGCAACATGGG TGCTGAAGTCGGTGCCACAACCTCGATCTTTCCTTACACCAAGGCTTCAGCCAGATACCTTGACTCGACCCGACGATCTCAGGCGAACAAGAACATTGAAGCTCTGGAGACCTTCGCCAGCAACAGCTCCGACCCTGATGCTCGATGGCAATTCAAGGCCGACGAGGGTGCTGAATATGACGaactcatcaccatcgatcTTTCGACTCTCGAACCTCACATTAATGGCCCTTTTACACCAGATCTGGCCACACCACTCTCCAAGTTCAAAGAAGTTGTGAAGGAACAGGACTGGCCCCAGGTTCTTTCCGCTGGTCTCATTGGTAGCTGCACCAACAGCTCTTACGAGGATATGACCCGAGTCGAGAGTTTGctcaaggatgccaagaaggccggGCTGAAGCCTGCTGCCGACTTCTACATCACTCCCGGAAGTGAGCAGATTCGCGCCACGCTTGAGCGCGATGGCACACTCGAGACATTCCAGGAGGCCGGCGGCATTGTTCTCTCCAATGCCTGTGGTCCCTGTATTGGTCAGTGGAAGCgacaagatggtgttgagaagggCACAAGTAATGCTATTCTGACCTCGTATAACCGAAACTTCCGTGGTCGAAATGATGGCAATCCTGATACCATGAACTTTCTGGCCTCTCCCGAGATCGTTACCGCCATGGCCTTTGCCGGATCCACTACTTTCAACCCTGTGACTGATAGCATCAAGACGCCAGATGGCAAGGACTTCATGTTCTCCCCTCCTCATGGTCTCGAGGGCCCCCAGACTCCTTTCGAGTCTGGCAACGCCGAACTGGGTGTTTTATCCCAGGCCCCTGACCCCAACACCAAGATTGCCATCTCTCCCACTTCCGAGCGTTTGGCCTTCCTTGAACCCTTTGCTCCTTTCCCCTCGTCTGATCTCTCAGGCCTTCGCGTTCTTGTCAAGGTCACAGGCAAATGCACCACCGATACCATCTCCGCAGCCGGCCCTTGGCTCAAGTACAAGGGCCATCTGCCTAACATTAGCACCAATACACTCAACACTGCCATCAACAAGGAGACCGGTGAGGTCAACGCTGCCTACGACCTCGACGGCTCCAAGCACACTATCCCTGAGCTTGGCCAACTCTGGAAGGAACGTGGCCAAGAGTGGCTTGTCGTTGCTGAGCACAACTATGGCGAGGGCTCAGCCCGCGAACACGCTGCCCTGCAGCCTCGCTACCTTGGTGCCCGTGTTGTTCTGACAAAATCGTTTGCCCGTATTCACGAgaccaacctcaagaagcagggcGTTGTACCTTTGACTTTTGAGAACGAGGCTGACTATGATAAGATCGCCgctggtgatgaggttgccACTGTCGGCCTATATGAGATGCTCCAGAATGGTGGCAAGGGCGATGTCCGGCTTCGTGTCACTAAGTCTTCCGGTGAGGAGATCCTCATTCCCACCAAACACGCTGTTACCAAGGACCAGGCTGGTTTCATTCTTGCTGGCAGTGCTCTCAACCTGCTGTCTAAGGGCATATAA
- the FDH1 gene encoding formate dehydrogenase (NAD+) (BUSCO:EOG09262PIH~EggNog:ENOG41), with translation MSTVGKTITCKAAVAWEAGKPLSIEDIEVAPPKANEVRIQVYYTGVCHTDAYTLSGKDPEGAFPIVLGHEGAGIVESVGEGVTNVKPGDHVVALYTPECKECKFCKSGKTNLCGKIRATQGKGLMPDGTSRFKCKGKDLLHFMGTSTFSQYTVVADISVVAIEHDAPMDRTCLLGCGITTGYGAATITANVQEGDNVAVFGAGCVGLSVVQGAAARKAGKIIVVDVNPSKKAWGDKFGATHFVNPTELGDQSIQDKLIEMTDGGCDYTFDCTGNVGVMRAALEACHKGWGESIVIGVAAAGQEISTRPFQLVTGRVWRGCAFGGVKGRSQLNDLVADYKKGDLKVDEFITHRKTLGEINNAFETMKQGDCIRAVVDMQKLEPKI, from the exons ATGTCTACCGTGGGCAAG ACCATCACCTGTAAGGCCGCCGTCGCCTGGGAGGCCGGTAAGCCTCTGTCCATCGAGGACATTGAAGTTGCTCCTCCCAAGGCCAACGAGGTCCGTATCCAGGTCTACTACACTGGTGTTTGCCACACAG ATGCCTACACTCTCTCCGGTAAGGACCCTGAGGGTGCTTTCCCCATTGTCCTCGGACACGAGGGCGCCGGTATCGTTGAGTCGGTTGGTGAGGGCGTCACCAACGTCAAGCCTGGTGACCACGTTGTTGCCCTTTA CACCCCCGAATGCAAGGAGTGCAAGTTCTGCAAGTCCGGAAAGACCAACCTCTGCGGCAAGATCCGAGCCACTCAGGGTAAGGGTCTGATGCCCGATGGTACCTCTCGATTCAAGTGCAAGGGCAAGGATCTGCTTCATTTCATGGGCACCTCCACCTTCTCTCAGTACACCGTCGTCGCCGACATCTCCGTAGTCGCCATCGAGCACGATGCTCCTATGGACCGAACCTGTCTGCTTGGCTGCGGTATCACCACTGGATATGGTGCTGCTACCATTACAGCCAACGTTCAGGAGGGTGACAACGTGGCCGTCTTCGGTGCCGGATGTGTCGGTCTTTCAGTCGTTCAGGGTGCCGCTGCCCGTAAGGCTGGCAAGatcattgttgttgatgtcaacCCCTCCAAGAAGGCCTGGGGTGACAAGTTCGGTGCTACTCACTTCGTGAACCCCACCGAGCTCGGTGACCAATCCATCCAAGATAAACTCATTGAGATGACTGATGGTGGTTGTGACTACACCTTCGACTGCACTGGCAACGTTGGTGTCATGCGTGCTGCCCTCGAGGCTTGCCACAAGGGTTGGGGTGAGAGCATTGTCATCGGTGTTGCTGCCGCTGGTCAGGAAATCTCTACTCGAC CTTTCCAACTTGTTACCGGCCGAGTTTGGCGAGGATGTGCATTCGGTGGTGTCAAGGGCCGCTCTCAGCTGAACGACCTTGTCGCTGACTACAAGAAGGGTGATCTCAAGGTCGACGAGTTCATCACCCACCGCAAGACTCTCGGCGAGATCAACAACGCCTTCGAGACGATGAAGCAAGGCGACTGCATCCGTGCCGTCGTCGATATGCAAAAGCTTGAGCCTAAGATTTAA
- a CDS encoding hypothetical protein (EggNog:ENOG41), with protein MSSNLERSALQDISNILPRSKTKRKRMARQIIDDDTDSDNASAPIHLPTKPLPSNAPCSDTDSDTPLVPRIRKKRIANQHSNPKHSVDDVVHSLEDDGTWSPPQAQNYSFDSDTDGEGNDIIDAYKVVDLAEGVQDTKGLVDEDDSEDDDNLEKEVTDGGARHWVTRLLAITQEPPNDIAPYLMPGVSLPVVKANQLLFESTVTSMLERAQKYAMTQELSDLRVKNFKERALSVGFWNLFERLQVAEMTKPFFGSMAPEVMSLLGRKDLQPADLLDLPRVDDHFRLWGVYVNIVTDKFGRVRGVYIGSSVAYKTYIGITGRVRGHLANAMKPFDSLSAAQKSEHYRFLSQPGMSSNFRTLALFKIQANNTAPTVLAEAILMSFLSTVIVSSEQQVFLETLRQDLPGVHDFSAIGLNRSIPLAYGYKGMPVSHTLHQTWLKENGLEDVCMNCGRHAPDDDKDWGGWFSKRRCRACLSWRNAHGHEKQPGEFVSLIDHQLFWVDMGHPDVCQNPLCGEPRRPGRNAFRGFGPESRCIACYKHKIKYEEEDPSPHNGKPFAKHQEWLDQGNHDVYGTCRELRPDESHLLGWTGWLDASKCARCTKNARPTNDDDAAWVEEHGDTCALCGVDRIYTNLIHGRAANRRCLSCFQYKQKHKHDKPPAEIAYGDKSVHAQWVAQGNRDVCCECGRARTKTNFYGWRDKAKCRTCYKRALKAGNRVLRKNTKKKQKGVSGG; from the coding sequence ATGTCTTCAAATCTTGAGCGTTCAGCTCTCCAGGATATCTCCAATATCCTGCCTCGCTCAAAGACAAAGCGCAAGCGTATGGCCAGACAGATCATTGACGATGATACTGATTCTGACAATGCCTCTGCCCCCATCCACCTCCCCACCAAACCATTGCCCTCCAACGCCCCTTGTTCAGACACTGACTCTGATACTCCCCTTGTCCCAAGAATCCGAAAGAAGCGAATTGCCAATCAACATTCAAACCCCAAACACTCAGTCGATGATGTCGTTCATTCcctcgaggatgatggaaCTTGGAGTCCCCCTCAAGCCCAAAATTATTCCTTCGATTCTGACACTGATGGGGAAGGCAATGACATAATTGATGCATATAAAGTCGTCGATCTTGCTGAAGGGGTACAAGATACTAAAGGGCTTGTGGACGAAGACGActcagaagatgatgacaatTTAGAAAAGGAGGTCACCGATGGTGGTGCAAGACACTGGGTAACCCGGCTCCTAGCAATCACACAAGAACCACCTAACGATATCGCCCCTTACCTTATGCCAGGTGTCTCGCTGCCTGTCGTTAAAGCCAACCAGCTGCTCTTTGAGTCTACAGTCACATCTATGCTGGAAAGAGCGCAGAAATATGCTATGACACAGGAGCTATCTGATCTTCGAGTAAAGAACTTCAAAGAGCGTGCCCTTTCTGTTGGGTTCTGGAACTTATTCGAACGCCTCCAAGTGGCAGAAATGACAAAACCCTTTTTCGGATCGATGGCACCCGAGGTCATGTCGCTACTAGGCCGCAAAGACCTTCAGCCAGCTGACCTCTTGGATCTACCTCGAGTTGATGATCATTTCCGTCTTTGGGGTGTATATGTCAACATTGTCACTGACAAGTTCGGAAGAGTCCGCGGAGTCTACATTGGGTCAAGCGTCGCATATAAAACATACATCGGGATCACAGGTCGTGTACGCGGCCACTTGGCCAATGCCATGAAACCATTCGATTCGCTATCCGCGGCACAGAAATCTGAGCATTATCGTTTCCTTAGCCAACCTGGAATGTCTTCGAATTTCCGCACCCTCGCTCTTTTCAAAATCCAGGCTAATAACACCGCCCCTACTGTCCTCGCCGAGGCCATTTTGATGTCCTTCCTGTCAACAGTCATAGTGTCCTCAGAACAGCAGGTCTTTCTGGAAACGTTGCGACAGGACCTCCCTGGTGTCCATGACTTCTCGGCAATTGGTCTCAACCGTAGCATTCCTTTAGCCTACGGATACAAAGGCATGCCCGTATCCCATACACTGCATCAAACCTGGCTAAAGGAGAACGGCCTCGAAGACGTATGCATGAATTGTGGGAGACATGCACCTGACGACGATAAGGATTGGGGTGGATGGTTCTCTAAACGCCGCTGCCGAGCATGTCTGAGTTGGCGGAATGCACATGGACACGAAAAGCAACCTGGAGAATTTGTTAGTCTGATTGATCATCAACTATTCTGGGTCGACATGGGCCATCCAGATGTTTGTCAAAACCCTCTTTGCGGAGAACCACGCCGACCCGGCCGCAATGCTTTCAGGGGTTTTGGGCCCGAGTCACGATGTATCGCATGTTACAAGCACAAGATTAAatatgaagaggaagacccCAGCCCGCACAATGGAAAGCCTTTTGCAAAACATCAGGAATGGTTAGATCAAGGAAATCATGACGTCTATGGGACTTGTCGTGAACTACGACCAGACGAAAGCCATCTCCTAGGCTGGACTGGCTGGCTGGACGCTTCCAAATGCGCAAGGTGCACCAAGAACGCGCGCCCAACAAATGACGATGACGCTGCATGGGTTGAAGAACACGGCGACACTTGTGCTTTGTGCGGCGTTGATCGCATCTATACAAATCTTATACATGGACGAGCTGCTAACCGGAGATGCCTGTCTTGCTTCCAGTATAAACAGAAGCATAAACACGACAAGCCACCAGCAGAAATCGCATATGGTGATAAGTCCGTCCATGCACAGTGGGTAGCCCAAGGCAATCGAGATGTTTGTTGCGAATGTGGTCGTGCCCGAACCAAGACAAATTTCTATGGCTGGAGAGATAAGGCCAAATGCAGGACATGCTACAAAAGAGCTCTAAAGGCGGGCAACCGAGTACTTCGAAAGAAtacgaagaagaaacagaaggGAGTCAGCGGCGGTTAA
- a CDS encoding hypothetical protein (EggNog:ENOG41) has translation MASRFIVPDSSPPASPAPSTPDKSGRGTGFSFLADNPSTTPAGPPPSSAASFTPAGAPSDSYMGSSFMRGMTDTKPLSFGVSNNSSSGRNLFGRTGASSNPLGRSIRGRQPSGLSRQFSAADEEDEDLEEDQDAEGDVELPPPRGNLFRMSAAPDKRLEDDEVDAEIERYIDQDIAGEEDERESYGEDDHVFEREESEEPDMFLNMRHDDRPYGQPMIGDESDLMMLNTPAATKRVRQEAESIFRQTSAHLGMSGRHEGYHFASIAKNLYSQHGHAQIIEPADMILETEELVCRLYEEGVGPEDDVEKMDNSLSNITFRLIELWKKTMSGLPQPEGEDFATIGPGLNSDPFEKAAYVAQLILRMHHNRFGTNTDEEKTPPLPEILFDWMHENHNLYPDQVREVSRYIPSPACHPLFWQTVRCSLLRGDVASASHLLKEAGWQNVRRGPRSDYAYTGKALENVRRFAAATSEVLDQCPGTRSEWDIWNSNWTLFRIQARGSLNRMTLFAEGREQDIQDLMDDEFAPQQQSLSTMARKASSQIPWDIYENLQTVYGIVLGNHEAILEVAQDWCEATIGLFGWWDDGNQRHKALRLSQSQLLRASSRFAGSEDYFDRLATAFHMVVQSDLHPNVINPVEVAVASAFEGNVNAVLGFLRIWSLPLACTVAEVASLGEWLPAPTGPNLFPTDSLDMDDLALLGVTQPGPDELDGIKDTTLVLYARELAGIEQLSPERDGWEMAIQVLGRMDSPERSEETVGELLRDLLATLDENSGRTVDKIWTILNDLGMINYAEETAETFAEILSKESHRYGEALWYYALSHRSDKVREVLNLLMSYSLVQSTVYPSEKDLDQDLKDLLRKRTQTLEKRAKQDLEAAQLLGRMLSGYATLRKFYELRDAEDLENISPTKALKLKKQAASALVAVISSSDDNIRGGLYDETRDAVVSEDFLLALLGEATVFINQSPAIVTLPQIDVLLKAIEDLQTVGDRVYSACDDFFNLVLASAQGLKGSTPQDLMAKSTASVGGSFMMTGSSVLVNHLHKSISAGTKVNRGWDWRKGWLATSKGEDVLRKLRLGLAKDLATLWLEDADGVVAY, from the exons ATGGCATCTCGCTTCATTGTTCCGGACTCTAGTCCTCCAGCAAGCCCAGCGCCATCGACGCCAGACAAGAGCGGCCGCGGCACAGGTTTTTCGTTTCTCGCCGATAACCCTTCAACGACTCCAGCTGgacctcctccatcttcagccGCTTCGTTCACACCCGCGGGTGCCCCGTCTGATTCATACATGGGAAGCTCTTTCATGCGTGGAATGACTGATACAAAGCCTCTGAGCTTTGGCGTGTCCAACAACTCATCCTCAGGAAGAAATCTTTTTGGTCGCACAGGCGCCTCGAGTAACCCGCTTGGCCGATCCATTAGAGGACGACAGCCTTCAGGATTGAGCCGCCAGTTCAGCGCGGcggacgaggaagatgaggatctagaggaagatcaagatgctgaagGAGATGTGGAGCTCCCACCCCCACGAGGTAATCTTTTTCGCATGTCTGCTGCTCCAGACAAGCGcctcgaggatgacgaagTTGACGCCGAGATCGAACGCTACATCGACCAAGACATTGccggtgaagaagatgagagagaaagCTATGGGGAAGACGACCATGTTTTCGAGCGCGAAGAATCCGAAGAACCCGATATGTTCTTGAACATGAGACATGACGATCGACCCTATGGCCAGCCTATGATTGGCGATGAATCCGATCTCATGATGCTCAACACACCAGCCGCCACAAAACGAGTGCGTCAAGAAGCGGAAAGCATTTTCAGACAAACATCAGCCCATCTTGGCATGTCAGGGCGCCATGAGGGTTACCATTTTGCATCGATCGCCAAGAATCTTTACAGTCAACATGGACATGCACAAATTATCGAACCCGCAGATATGATCCTCGAAACCGAAGAGCTCGTATGCAGGCTATACGAAGAGGGGGTTGGACCTGAGGATGacgttgagaagatggacaaTTCTTTGTCTAACATCACATTCCGCCTGATTGAACTATGGAAGAAGACTATGAGTGGACTGCCACAaccagaaggagaagatttTGCAACCATTGGCCCTGGTCTCAACAGTGACCCATTTGAGAAGGCCGCCTATGTCGCACAACTAATACTTCGAATGCATCACAATCGCTTCGGCACCAATaccgacgaggagaagacgCCACCGCTGCCCGAAATCCTCTTCGACTGGATGCATGAAAATCACAACCTGTACCCTGATCAGGTACGCGAGGTCAGCCGCTACATACCAAGCCCTGCATGCCATCCTCTATTCTGGCAGACTGTCCGGTGCTCCTTGCTGCGAGGTGATGTTGCCAGCGCATCCCATCTACTGAAAGAAGCTGGTTGGCAGAATGTTCGCCGAGGACCTAGAAGTGACTATGCGTACACGGGCAAAGCTCTTGAGAATGTCAGACGCTTTGCCGCTGCCACTAGCGAAGTCCTGGACCAGTGCCCAGGTACAAGATCAGAGTGGGACATCTGGAATAGCAACTGGACTCTTTTCCGAATTCAGGCTCGCGGATCTCTGAATCGAATGACCCTGTTCGCCGAGGGAAGAGAACAAGATATCCAGGATCTGATGGACGACGAGTTTGCCCCCCAACAACAATCACTATCCACAATGGCTCGGAAGGCCTCAAGCCAAATACCTTGGGATATCTACGAGAACTTACAAACCGTGTATGGTATCGTTCTTGGTAACCATGAGGCCATCCTGGAAGTCGCCCAGGATTGGTGTGAAGCGACGATAGGCCTTTTTGGGTGGTGGGATGATGGGAATCAACGCCACAAGGCCCTGAGACTTTCACAATCGCAGTTACTGCGGGCATCATCTCGCTTCGCTGGCTCGGAAGACTACTTTGATCGACTCGCAACTGCTTTTCACATGGTTGTGCAGTCAGATCTTCACCCTAATGTTATAAACCCCGTCGAAGTTGCGGTAGCCTCCGCTTTCGAAGGAAACGTTAATGCCGTGCTGGGATTCCTGAGGATATGGTCATTGCCACTGGCATGTACTGTGGCAGAAGTCGCATCTCTAGGCGAATGGCTCCCCGCTCCTACCGGACCCAACCTGTTTCCTACCGACAGTCTGGATATGGACGATCTCGCGCTACTAGGTGTAACTCAGCCAGGACCCGATGAACTGGATGGCATCAAAGACACAACTCTTGTCCTGTACGCTAGGGAACTGGCAGGTATAGAGCAACTGTCCCCAGAGCGTGATGGGTGGGAGATGGCCATACAGGTGTTGGGTCGAATGGATTCACCCGAGAGATCAGAGGAGACAGTGGGCGAACTTCTTCGAGATCTGCTTGCTACGTTAGATGAGAACTCAGGACGGACGGTGGACAAAATTTGGACAATACTGAATGACCTCGGCATGATTAACTACGCTGAGGAAACAGCAGAG ACATTCGCAGAGATCCTTTCCAAGGAGTCTCACCGCTACGGCGAGGCTCTCTGGTACTATGCACTCTCCCATCGCTCAGACAAGGTCCGGGAGGTGCTTAATCTACTAATGTCCTACTCGCTTGTTCAGTCAACAGTCTACCCCTCAGAGAAGGATCTAGATCAGGATCTCAAAGATCTATTACGAAAGCGAACACAGACCCTTGAGAAACGGGCCaagcaagatcttgaagcTGCTCAACTGCTTGGCCGAATGCTTAGCGGTTACGCCACATTACGCAAGTTTTACGAGCTCCGCGATGCTGAGGACTTGGAGAATATCTCGCCTACAAAGGCCCTCAAACTGAAAAAGCAAGCGGCATCTGCATTAGTTGCTGTTATTTCTAGTTCAGACGACAACATTCGTGGTGGACTTTACGACGAAACGCGGGATGCAGTAGTCAGCGAGGATTTCCTCCTGGCCCTACTGGGAGAGGCCACTGTCTTTATTAATCAATCCCCAGCCATCGTCACACTCCCCCAGATCGATGTTCTGCTCAAAGCCATCGAGGATTTACAAACAGTTGGTGATCGAGTCTATTCAGCGTGCGACGATTTCTTCAATCTTGTATTGGCATCAGCCCAGGGACTGAAGGGCTCTACACCACAAGATCTAATGGCCAAATCAACAGCCTCTGTAGGAGGAAGCTTCATGATGACCGGAAGCTCCGTGTTGGTGAATCATCTGCACAAGTCGATCTCGGCAGGCACAAAAGTTAATAGAGGATGGGACTGGAGGAAGGGTTGGCTTGCAACAAGCAAGGGCGAAGACGTTCTTCGAAAACTTCGGTTAGGATTGGCAAAGGACCTGGCGACACTGTGGTTGGAAGACGCAGATGGTGTCGTTGCCTACTAG